The DNA sequence TCTACATTGTTGGTTGTTACAGGAGTTTATGGTTGAGTTTCTCTACTTCTAGTTTCAACATCTTTCATATTACTTGTAGCCAATTGTTATGAACTCTTTTGTATTCCAGTCTCAATTATCATTTTTCTGTGCTTCAGTTTCAATAGTTGCTTCCTGTGTTCTTGCATCCATTTTTGGTACAGTTTCATTAGCATTATTTTATCCAGCCTCTTTACTCTTTAGCATTAATTTTATTCTCTCTCTTAGccttgtattttattttaatcacTTCTATGTGATTGTCTATGTTGTAGTAGATAATAAGACTAAAGAGAGGTAGAAGTGATTTCTAAAACTATTGTAAGATGATTTGGGTGATTGTACTAAAATGAAACTTTATctctaattaataaaaaataggtATTTTAGTTTGAAACTTTTTTATGTTTGTAATagtctaatttttttaagagaaaattTTATTCCGTCTTCTCTTTtgaaaaaatactatttttttttatttgtaaaatgtaTTCTTCtcctttataatttttaaaaaatctcttatttgatctattttaaattttttgtgttaacaaatgttaactttatctatttttgaagaaaaaaaattatttttttacaaaaataccctttaacaaaaattttattttgttctcgttaaattttgcttatcaaaatatcctttaataaattattttttattgattaaatcgtatttttaccaaaatattttttaaaaaattaataattaaattatttttttaatatacccttaaataattttttaattattaaattgtgattttaccgaaatttttgttaacaattatttttatattttactattatttttttgatatcaatataatattaaataaaaaaattttaccactattaatatgtataacaattaatatatattgatatcagaaaataattttaccaagatttttttatttaatgttaaaataatatatattgataacgaaaaattattaatttttataattataattattaacaaaaattttggtaaaatcatatttaataattaaaaaattattgaagggtatcttagaaaaaaatgtaattattatttttttaaaaaaatattttggtaaaaatacaatttaattaataaaaaaataatttattaaaagatattctggtaagtaaaatttaatgataaaaaaaattttgttaaagagtatttttataaaaaaaaatttttaaaaaaatgaataaaattaacattagttaatataaaaaatttaaaataaattaaaaagatattttttaaaataataaaaaatgtatattttacaaatagaaaaataaaataagtcaagaattaatataatttgtggaattaaatattaaaatttaataaattaattaattttagttaaaaactaaaatatttgatttaaatttgtttaaatcaaaatagataaatttCATGCAGGTTAGTCAATTTCGGCACACACTTGTAGCCTGTAGGTTATGGAATgtaaaatgcaaataaaatacaaatagaGGTGGTAAATATATAATGTTGTAGAATTAAATAATTTAGGGACAGGATCCTATTGACCACTTCTCAATGATGGTGTCGTTATCTTTTTAGGGAAGCCCCAGGTGCGAAGAAAGAGTCCCACGAGGTACTCGAGCAGTGTCTCCTCTGTCTCTATCCAGAAAGTACAAGTGCAAATCTCGCTCCCATTCAATTCACATTCAAATAATACAATTCAGTACAATACTATTGTAACCATTGGCCCAATACACAACGTAATTGGATAAAAAAACGtaatatatacattaaaaatcaataatcaaattcattattatatatttacgtatatatatatatatgtaaattaatttatttttaatatattttttatatttaaaatatattttatataaaaattaattattttaacatatatCTTATATAATTGAATTGGATAAATATACATCCATGACATTGTCCGTGGATCCTCGCCACGAGCTGCTCGAGCCATTATCAATCCCTGCCACAACCAATACCATggctaattttaattttcattttcattttcgaATGCTCCAAATCAGAACCACTTTTGTTTCAGCATCAATGAATTTAACTAGTTAGAGTAGTAAGGACTTTCTCCTTTCTTAACTAGTACTATTGATCACGAGACCTTGAAATTGGGAGAGCAATAATATAAAGTCTTTTTATGGTACTTAATATTTATCACAAGATTTAAAGTTTAAAAGGTGAATCGCATTTTaccttctttattttttagtaaattaaacaaaaattttgtaGACACCAAAATATTCTCAAAATATTAAAACTTGTGCAGCTGTGTCCACCACTTATCTCTTAAATTTAATGGGTTTACGGTTTACCAGACATGGCAACGCCACTCGATAGAAGTGGATACCCTTCCATGCCCCCTATTCTCTCCCAATACGAGGATATTAAttgagattttttaaaataataatataaaaagttaTAAGTCGttatttcaaaatatatatgtatttgaAATCACGATTAATTAAGAAAGTAAATGTTTTGactaatgaaataaaaaaagaggaaaaatatAGTGTTTGAAAAGTTTCTGCTGTTTTGTTTGACGGTTGAAATTATTAGTTGCgttgttaataataataaaagatatatttttaaactaataaaaaaaagtgtaaTTATCTGAGGTTGGGATTAAAAAAGAAAGTATTGAAAAAGATGGATGGCTTAGAAGTAAGAAGTGTGAAATTGTCCGTATTGTTGTTGATTGCATTTGGAAATTAGTGTGAATAGTTGAGGGCGAAGAGTGATGGGGAGGTGTGGGTGTGGGAAGGAGGCATTGATCATGATGATTCAGGTGGGTAGTGAGTAGGTGACACAAGTGGATGGGGCTCTGCTTGCTTGGGAAGTTGAAAACATTGAACGCAGCAACCCgccttactttctttttctacaCAAACACCACGCACCACCTTTCATCACTTCTTCTCCTCAAATCCTCAACACCGGCTGCACCTCCTTCCTATATGTGTTTAATTAGGGTTTACATGCAAATCTCTCTTGGTCGGTTCCCAGATAAGGCCCTGCCACTTGGATAAggttctctttctcttctcttcccCTCTTATCTATCCGATAATACAGATCTCAATCtttcgttttctttctttctttctttccagatagctaaacaaacaaacaaagtaaaaccttctttttctttaaattaaacTTGAACATGGCGAATCGATGGTGGGCTGGGAATAATGTGGCTATGAGGGCAACCGACTCAATCTCAGCGTCCCCATCAGTGCACCTGAGAAGAGAACAGGAGTTCCTGGACACTCccaccaacaacaacaacactccAACAAACAGCAGCAATAGTAACACCAACCCCAACACCGAAGAAGACGAGAGCAGAGACACCGGTGCCGCTGCTGGAGCAAGGGGAGACGACAACAACCCTGCAGACCCGGCAAGCGGACCAGGAACCAGCGGAAAAAGGCCACGTGGCAGGCCTCCGGGATCTAAGAACAAGCCTAAACCCCCAGTTGTCATTACCAAAGAGAGCCCCAACGCACTCCGCAGCCATGTTCTTGAGATCAGCAGCGGCTCCGACGTCGCTGAGAGCATCGCCACCTTCGCCAACCGCCGCCATCGAGGTGTGTCGGTCCTCAGTGGAAGCGGCATTGTTGCAAACGTCACGCTCCGCCAACCCGCTGCTCCCGGTGGCGTCATCACTCTCCATGGAAGGTTCGAGATACTCTCACTCAACGGCGCTTTCCTACCCGCTCCTTCTCCTCCCGGGGCCACCGGACTCACCGTTTACCTGTCCGGCGGTCAGGGGCAGGTGGTTGGCGGAACTGTTGTGGGTTCCTTGGTGGCTTCGGGCCCTGTAATGGTGATTGCCGCAACCTTTGCCAATGCTACTTATGAACGGTTACCGCTTGTGGAAGATGAACAAGTTGAAGAAGAAATGCAAGTGCAGCAGCAACATTCAGGAGGAGTGAGTGGTGGCGGTGGCGGTGGCGGTGCTGCTGCTGGTGGTGGCAGTGGAGGAGGTTCTTCTTCTCAAGGGGGTGGTTTGGGTGAGGGTGGTGGTTCTGTGGGAATGTACAATTTGCCACCGAATTTGATGCACAATGGTCAATTGGCGGCACATGATGTTTTCTGGGGACCTCCACCGCCTCGTCCTCCGCAGCCTCCATCTTTCTAAAGGGACGACAACGGAATGGGATGAAATGAAGTGAAATGTTGTTGTGATATATCTCTTTCATCATAATAACTGACTTGTTTGTTGTACTTTTGTGCAGT is a window from the Arachis stenosperma cultivar V10309 chromosome 3, arast.V10309.gnm1.PFL2, whole genome shotgun sequence genome containing:
- the LOC130965577 gene encoding AT-hook motif nuclear-localized protein 15-like, translating into MANRWWAGNNVAMRATDSISASPSVHLRREQEFLDTPTNNNNTPTNSSNSNTNPNTEEDESRDTGAAAGARGDDNNPADPASGPGTSGKRPRGRPPGSKNKPKPPVVITKESPNALRSHVLEISSGSDVAESIATFANRRHRGVSVLSGSGIVANVTLRQPAAPGGVITLHGRFEILSLNGAFLPAPSPPGATGLTVYLSGGQGQVVGGTVVGSLVASGPVMVIAATFANATYERLPLVEDEQVEEEMQVQQQHSGGVSGGGGGGGAAAGGGSGGGSSSQGGGLGEGGGSVGMYNLPPNLMHNGQLAAHDVFWGPPPPRPPQPPSF